The following coding sequences lie in one Euhalothece natronophila Z-M001 genomic window:
- a CDS encoding PIN domain-containing protein, with amino-acid sequence MPSSLTVLYDASVLYPAPLRDLLMQLALTDLYRARWTEQIHEEWIRNLLKNRPDLTRTQLNHTRQLMNRHVPDCLIKNYEELIPALTLPDPDDRHVLAAAIKGEVDVIVTMNLRDFPASVLTRYEMEAQHPDDFIIDLIDLDFYAVVEAVKACHARLKNPPKSVDEYLYILTKQQLAVSVSRLRKLWFQV; translated from the coding sequence ATGCCCTCATCTTTGACTGTTTTGTATGATGCCAGCGTTCTCTATCCTGCTCCCTTACGAGATTTACTCATGCAGTTGGCGCTTACAGATCTCTATCGCGCCCGTTGGACAGAACAAATCCATGAAGAATGGATAAGAAACCTTTTAAAGAATCGTCCCGATTTAACCCGAACCCAACTCAATCATACTCGTCAGTTGATGAATCGTCATGTTCCAGATTGTCTCATTAAAAACTATGAGGAGTTAATCCCAGCACTCACTTTACCCGATCCTGATGATCGCCATGTTTTAGCAGCAGCCATCAAAGGAGAGGTTGATGTCATTGTGACCATGAACTTAAGGGATTTTCCAGCTTCTGTACTCACTCGATATGAAATGGAAGCACAGCATCCTGATGACTTTATTATAGATTTAATTGACTTAGATTTTTATGCAGTCGTGGAAGCGGTTAAAGCCTGCCATGCCCGTCTCAAAAATCCTCCCAAATCCGTTGACGAGTATCTTTACATTCTCACCAAACAGCAACTTGCTGTCAGTGTTTCCCGACTACGCAAATTAT